One genomic segment of Paenibacillus sp. FSL H8-0332 includes these proteins:
- a CDS encoding PAS domain S-box protein — protein MLRRHTETSSSFEQAFKTGTAGVAFLSMAEEWTNVNPAVTLLLGYSAEQLLGRSFTACWDEDSLHIHKHRMGSLRTGAAPFFEAEIKLRHADGSVLPVLLHVVRVSEPSTGAGLYYIVHLAGRPPAAPVEALSGTPERLYQLIAGNIRDIVYYAAPGSVCRYCSPSVEEVLGYRSEELIGRDNSRLVHSEDLALISAQQIADSPDIQLRILHANGQYIWIEFSLRTVEDGGERGVLAVGRDVTRRKIVEQKLQESVERYTSLKKYNHDAIISLDLEGHIINGNEQAVRLTGYKIPEMVGMSVSRIIGERQLQNVLGPRRQSGSVGQDINLIWHKDGHSVEVLTTLAPIIINQSTVGFYIIVKDITEQKKLLIAKETAENTNRAKSEFLAMMSHEIRTPMNGVIGMTDLLLESSEPGSQQREFLEIIRQSGESLLNIINDILDLSKIEAGKISLQDEPFILQHCMDSALELLQLKAERKGLILSVETEPDVPQRLIGDGERLKQVLLNLAGNAVKFTCTGGVKVGVKCIAASPPGVTLEFTVADTGKGIPEDARSRLFEPFYQLEHFRGRHGEGTGLGLAISKQLVERMGGEIYLDTAAEQGATFVFTVVLRTEAQALPAEGPEGNLPEPQSEGRSLHILVAEDNVINQIVLRKILEKRGFVVDVAEDGRQAVDMTARHGYDLIFMDVQMPGMNGLEATAAIRAEQPADQQPVIVAVTANALKGDRELCLEAGMDEYISKPLRSDSITKVIGKFFADQE, from the coding sequence ATGCTAAGGCGGCATACGGAGACGTCTTCTTCATTTGAACAGGCATTTAAGACAGGGACTGCCGGAGTAGCATTTCTCTCCATGGCTGAAGAATGGACGAATGTGAATCCGGCGGTAACCCTCTTGCTCGGATATTCCGCAGAACAGCTGCTGGGGCGCAGCTTCACAGCATGCTGGGATGAAGATAGCCTGCACATACATAAGCACAGGATGGGGAGCTTGAGGACGGGAGCAGCCCCTTTTTTTGAAGCCGAAATCAAGCTGCGCCATGCGGACGGCTCAGTGCTTCCGGTTCTGCTACATGTGGTGAGGGTGAGTGAGCCTTCGACGGGAGCGGGTCTGTATTATATCGTTCATCTGGCCGGAAGGCCGCCTGCGGCACCGGTGGAGGCACTTTCCGGGACGCCTGAGCGGCTGTACCAGCTGATTGCCGGCAACATCAGGGACATTGTCTACTATGCTGCGCCGGGTTCAGTCTGCCGCTATTGTTCCCCTTCAGTGGAAGAGGTGCTCGGGTACAGATCGGAGGAGCTGATCGGCCGGGACAACAGCAGGCTGGTTCACTCTGAGGATCTGGCCTTAATCAGTGCGCAGCAGATAGCTGACTCGCCTGATATCCAGCTGCGGATATTACATGCGAACGGGCAATATATCTGGATTGAATTCTCCCTGAGAACAGTGGAAGACGGCGGGGAGCGCGGGGTGCTGGCTGTCGGCCGCGATGTGACCCGGCGCAAGATTGTGGAGCAGAAGCTTCAGGAATCGGTCGAGCGTTATACATCGCTGAAGAAATATAATCATGACGCGATCATATCGCTGGACCTGGAAGGCCATATTATTAACGGGAATGAACAGGCGGTAAGGCTGACAGGGTATAAGATCCCCGAGATGGTAGGCATGAGTGTCAGCCGGATCATCGGCGAGCGGCAGCTGCAGAACGTACTCGGTCCCCGCCGGCAGAGCGGCTCCGTGGGACAGGATATCAACCTGATCTGGCATAAGGACGGGCATTCTGTGGAGGTTCTGACCACCCTTGCGCCGATTATTATCAACCAGTCTACCGTAGGCTTTTATATTATCGTCAAGGATATTACCGAGCAGAAGAAGCTGCTGATTGCCAAGGAGACCGCAGAGAATACGAACCGCGCCAAAAGTGAGTTCCTGGCCATGATGAGCCACGAAATCCGCACGCCGATGAACGGGGTGATCGGGATGACCGACCTGCTGCTGGAGAGCAGTGAGCCGGGGTCGCAGCAGCGGGAGTTCCTGGAGATTATCCGCCAGAGCGGTGAATCCCTGCTGAATATCATCAACGACATTCTCGATCTCTCCAAGATTGAGGCAGGCAAAATTTCACTCCAGGACGAGCCGTTCATCCTCCAGCACTGCATGGATTCTGCGCTGGAGCTGCTTCAGCTCAAGGCGGAGCGCAAAGGCCTGATCCTCAGCGTGGAGACGGAGCCGGATGTGCCGCAGCGGCTGATCGGGGACGGGGAGCGGCTGAAGCAGGTGCTGCTCAATCTGGCTGGCAATGCCGTGAAATTCACCTGTACCGGCGGGGTAAAAGTAGGCGTGAAGTGCATTGCCGCAAGCCCGCCAGGCGTAACGCTGGAGTTCACGGTGGCGGATACAGGGAAAGGGATTCCTGAAGATGCCCGCAGCCGCTTGTTCGAGCCGTTCTATCAGCTGGAGCATTTCAGGGGCCGCCATGGGGAAGGCACCGGTCTGGGGCTGGCGATCAGCAAGCAATTGGTTGAGCGGATGGGCGGAGAGATCTATCTGGATACAGCCGCCGAGCAAGGGGCGACCTTTGTGTTCACCGTGGTCCTCCGGACAGAAGCACAGGCGCTTCCGGCTGAAGGGCCGGAGGGGAACCTGCCGGAGCCGCAATCAGAAGGCCGGTCCCTGCATATTCTGGTAGCCGAGGACAATGTGATCAATCAGATCGTCCTGCGCAAAATCCTGGAGAAGCGCGGCTTCGTCGTCGATGTGGCCGAGGACGGGCGGCAGGCGGTCGATATGACCGCCAGGCACGGCTATGATCTGATCTTCATGGATGTGCAGATGCCCGGGATGAACGGCCTGGAGGCCACAGCTGCCATCAGGGCAGAGCAGCCGGCAGACCAGCAGCCTGTCATTGTTGCAGTGACGGCCAACGCGCTCAAGGGCGACCGGGAGCTATGTCTTGAAGCGGGGATGGACGAGTATATCAGCAAGCCGCTGCGAAGCGACAGCATTACCAAAGTAATCGGGAAATTTTTTGCGGATCAGGAATAA
- a CDS encoding response regulator, whose amino-acid sequence MEECKWTVLYVEDNQLNMALVHHIFKRNLPSVLLLKAETAELGLQMARDAQPNLIILDIGLPGLNGYEALEILQQDQATCHIPVLATSAFAQSSDIEQARKKGFAEYITKPFQVKAFTETVKRLLYGEDLQKI is encoded by the coding sequence ATGGAGGAGTGCAAGTGGACGGTACTATATGTGGAAGACAATCAGCTCAATATGGCCTTAGTACACCATATCTTCAAAAGAAACCTGCCCTCCGTATTGCTGCTGAAGGCTGAGACGGCAGAGCTTGGACTACAAATGGCGCGGGACGCTCAGCCGAATCTGATCATTCTGGACATCGGGCTTCCCGGACTTAACGGATATGAAGCTCTGGAAATATTGCAGCAGGATCAGGCGACTTGTCATATTCCGGTGCTGGCGACCAGCGCGTTTGCGCAAAGCTCGGATATTGAGCAGGCCAGGAAGAAAGGTTTTGCCGAATATATCACCAAGCCCTTTCAGGTTAAAGCGTTCACCGAAACCGTGAAAAGGCTGCTCTACGGAGAAGACCTGCAGAAGATTTAG
- a CDS encoding Na-translocating system protein MpsC family protein encodes MSITELTSQLSSFTGRLLRERFGKGPESIHASIGKQCIALHIRNFIGPVERFLLNKEEEQAFRYTRELLMKSLLPELAAYLKESMAVEVGELFYDWGIHNASGMIVALIKNDDVPIDDYAGREEVHIQINEVTKKVQKEPVHTDSWWLGPRILIIKREGIMIPLEKELIGLGYENTLKTTKRKMEKRYLDDTTTIAQMLGKELADIYVDWDFDKDTSVIAYTFH; translated from the coding sequence ATGAGCATTACAGAACTTACTAGCCAACTTTCCAGTTTCACAGGAAGGCTATTGCGGGAACGCTTCGGGAAAGGTCCTGAATCGATACACGCCTCCATCGGGAAGCAATGTATAGCCCTGCATATCCGTAATTTTATCGGGCCTGTGGAGAGGTTTTTATTAAATAAGGAAGAAGAACAGGCGTTTCGTTATACACGGGAGCTTCTGATGAAGTCCCTGCTTCCCGAGCTTGCAGCGTACCTGAAGGAGAGCATGGCTGTTGAGGTCGGCGAGCTTTTTTATGATTGGGGTATTCATAACGCCTCGGGGATGATTGTGGCACTCATCAAGAATGACGACGTACCGATTGATGATTATGCCGGACGCGAGGAAGTCCATATCCAGATTAACGAAGTCACTAAGAAGGTCCAGAAGGAACCGGTCCATACGGACTCATGGTGGCTGGGACCCCGCATTCTAATTATTAAGCGTGAGGGTATCATGATTCCTTTGGAGAAGGAATTGATTGGCCTCGGCTATGAGAATACGCTTAAGACCACCAAGCGCAAGATGGAGAAGCGGTATTTGGATGATACCACCACGATAGCCCAGATGCTCGGCAAAGAGCTGGCGGATATTTATGTGGATTGGGATTTCGACAAAGATACCAGCGTGATAGCCTATACTTTTCACTAA
- a CDS encoding LLM class flavin-dependent oxidoreductase has translation MNNQGNNQKKETSLPEFEFGIYTLGDIVTDCHTGQRISPLQRLQEVIAAAKLADEAGLDVFGVGEHHRLDFVISSVPVVLAAIAQVTQRIKLTSATTVLSTIDPVRVFEDFATLDLLSGGRAEIIAGRGAFLESFPLFGYELEDYKQLFSENLDLLLTLNQHEVMNWAGKFRSPLHNAEIAPRPLQQKLPLWIGIGGSAESAEKAGALGIGMAIAILSGSPEPFENLAGTYRRAGTAAGHQPEDLKIAITSHGYIAKTSQQALDEYYPYYYSYRNSISPRPGQEYRVSRSEFGRFTSPDNTLAVGSPQQIIEKILYQHELFGHNRFMTQLDIGGLPYAKVAAAIELLATEVAPVVRRELAKKQRGISSAQ, from the coding sequence ATGAACAACCAAGGGAATAATCAAAAGAAGGAAACAAGTCTGCCGGAGTTTGAATTCGGCATTTATACACTGGGCGATATCGTTACCGATTGCCATACAGGGCAGCGGATCAGCCCCCTCCAGCGTCTGCAGGAAGTCATTGCAGCCGCGAAGCTGGCCGATGAAGCCGGGCTGGATGTGTTCGGCGTTGGCGAGCATCACCGGCTGGATTTCGTGATTTCTTCGGTGCCCGTTGTGCTGGCGGCTATTGCCCAGGTTACACAGCGGATCAAGCTCACCAGCGCTACGACCGTGCTGAGCACCATTGATCCGGTCCGTGTCTTCGAGGATTTCGCCACCCTGGACCTGCTGTCGGGCGGACGGGCCGAGATCATCGCCGGGCGCGGCGCTTTCCTGGAATCCTTCCCGCTGTTCGGCTACGAGCTGGAGGATTACAAGCAGCTGTTCAGCGAGAACCTCGACCTGCTGCTCACGCTGAACCAGCATGAGGTTATGAACTGGGCGGGCAAATTCCGCTCCCCGCTGCATAACGCCGAGATCGCTCCGCGCCCGCTACAGCAGAAGCTGCCGCTCTGGATCGGCATCGGCGGTTCGGCCGAAAGTGCCGAGAAGGCCGGTGCTCTTGGCATTGGCATGGCTATCGCTATTCTGAGCGGCAGCCCGGAGCCTTTCGAGAATCTGGCCGGTACTTACCGACGCGCCGGGACAGCCGCCGGCCACCAGCCGGAGGACCTGAAGATCGCCATCACCAGCCATGGCTACATCGCCAAGACCTCACAGCAGGCACTGGATGAGTATTACCCTTATTACTACAGCTACCGTAATAGCATCAGCCCGCGCCCCGGTCAGGAGTACCGGGTCTCGCGCAGCGAATTCGGCCGGTTCACCTCGCCGGACAACACCCTGGCCGTGGGCAGCCCGCAGCAGATCATCGAGAAGATTCTCTATCAGCATGAGCTGTTCGGCCATAACCGCTTCATGACCCAGCTCGACATCGGCGGCCTGCCCTACGCCAAGGTAGCCGCCGCCATCGAGCTGCTCGCCACCGAGGTCGCCCCGGTGGTGCGCCGTGAGCTGGCGAAGAAGCAGCGCGGGATTTCCTCCGCGCAATAG
- a CDS encoding TIR domain-containing protein, whose product MIRPRLFIGSSRESIRYARAIHEQLKRTAEVHPWYAAAFRPNEYTMEALERNLDISDFAVFVFSPDDVARIRGKYYYVTRDNTQFEMGLFWARLRRGRVFCLLPDQVPARSDLVPGENVEEYHLLSDLSGLTPLEYEWQHENVTAAVDVSCGKIIDSIQAQGMYHDPAVELLQLRAELRRKESILHFFWQYNNNVTPPQAAEKYQALSEAVRNSFLPPEDCRVIGAAMWRAEAEAGLKQVGGNVGRGQMYPFAAFGDGSVKPGVLDAFLAKEWTFLQRTEVAEVYILCYPLGENHVLSVHFSGSQRLTAEDITAVVAYNRDLFRTVNHLVGGD is encoded by the coding sequence GTGATCAGACCTAGATTATTCATTGGTTCTTCCAGAGAATCTATCCGCTATGCCAGGGCTATCCACGAACAGCTGAAGCGGACCGCTGAGGTCCATCCGTGGTATGCCGCTGCTTTCCGGCCGAATGAATACACCATGGAAGCGCTGGAGCGGAATCTGGATATCAGCGATTTTGCCGTCTTTGTGTTCTCACCGGATGATGTAGCCCGGATTAGGGGTAAATATTATTATGTGACCCGGGACAACACCCAGTTCGAAATGGGCCTGTTCTGGGCGCGGCTGCGGCGCGGCCGGGTCTTCTGCCTGCTGCCGGATCAGGTGCCCGCCCGCAGCGATCTTGTTCCGGGTGAGAATGTGGAAGAGTATCATCTGCTGTCGGATCTGTCGGGACTAACCCCGCTGGAATATGAGTGGCAGCATGAGAATGTTACAGCGGCGGTGGATGTGAGCTGCGGCAAGATCATCGACAGTATTCAGGCACAGGGGATGTACCACGACCCGGCTGTAGAGCTGTTGCAGCTTCGGGCAGAGCTTAGGCGAAAAGAAAGTATCCTTCACTTCTTTTGGCAATATAATAATAATGTAACGCCACCTCAGGCAGCCGAGAAATACCAGGCCCTGAGCGAAGCCGTCCGTAATTCATTCCTGCCCCCGGAGGACTGCCGGGTCATCGGAGCCGCCATGTGGCGGGCCGAAGCGGAAGCGGGCCTGAAGCAGGTCGGCGGCAATGTGGGACGCGGGCAGATGTATCCGTTCGCCGCCTTCGGGGACGGGAGCGTGAAGCCGGGGGTGCTGGATGCTTTTTTGGCAAAAGAATGGACTTTTTTACAGCGTACGGAAGTTGCGGAGGTATATATCCTATGCTATCCTTTAGGGGAGAACCATGTGCTGTCCGTGCACTTCTCGGGAAGTCAGAGATTAACGGCAGAGGATATTACAGCAGTCGTGGCCTATAACCGGGATTTGTTCCGCACCGTCAATCATTTAGTGGGAGGGGACTAA